In Scleropages formosus chromosome 10, fSclFor1.1, whole genome shotgun sequence, a single genomic region encodes these proteins:
- the eif4g1a gene encoding eukaryotic translation initiation factor 4 gamma 1 isoform X6: protein MGNRSSRGPLPGAYYSPQPQYPPSVPAAPVMMNPPQQQQQQPPPPQQIPTKRERKQIRIRDPNQGGRDITEEIMSGGRTTSTPTPPQSALGLDASSIQTNGENMGPASIQLDEQVKPAPCVAVPLPSKSPELQKADVSSTASTLSEDEMYTDTKVALSPDVPVPPGEMPDNTNVPTNGSTAPVSDSIDASTGPLTNIAPQQDATVATETAIESPVANVEPSTDEEPETVEKKAGEVLLEPEQLVVEMPLAANGVEPASTPEQVESPPPQPEAPLESPIAEPEELQLVNGMSAIGSRVATCTPEFPTVCDVSPIAEPDVPQAQTPPLVVPMPPIIPAADVTPLLETPAPVAESTVTATTTDAAPAVSEREDTPSPQSSPAGETSMQAAVSVPKKKRKMKDLNKKEAVGDLLDAFKEEQVVDTRPESEESQTLAPPVDAEESHPAPPTAEEVDETWEEKEDKLDAENIEPKAHKPSDQKYQYKEEQWKPINPEEKKKYDREFLLGFQFISASMHKPEGLPQISDVVLDKANKTPLRPLDPSRLTGMNCSPDFTPSFANLGRPVGSRGPPSVMGGPRRSQQGQRKEPRKIIASVSLNDDVQLNKAKKAWKPTVRKQVASTEEGDDPEMLRTQELFRRVRSILNKLTPQMFQQLMKQVTELTIDTEERLKGVIDLIFEKAISEPNFSVAYANMCRCLMGLKVSTTDKPGTTVNFRKLLLNRCQKEFEKDKDDDEVFEKKQKELDAATGEEEKQRLKEELEEAKDKARRRSLGNIKFIGELFKLRMLTEPIMHDCIVKLLKNHDEESLECLCRLLSTIGKDLDFEKAKPRMDQYFNQMEKIIKERKTSSRIRFMLQDVLDLRRNNWVPRRGDQGPKTIEQIHKEAELEEHREQIKVQQQLLSKKDVRSSGRSGLHPSGGRSSLPQDEGWNTVPISKNRPIDTSRLSKITKPGAVDFNNQLLAPGGKGSWGSWGKGSSGGSGSKTESASDSARPATSTLNRFSALQQSSSSSTMSSSDSDRRLPQRTSSSRDRGERSDRFDRADRLDRGGDRFDRRDGRGPDRGDRNRPPVTKRSYSRETDDRSRERERGPTDPVRRVSSMTEERDRSSRDRARSKETVKREATPTAAPAPPKPSMSEEELEKKSTAIIEEYLHINDMKEALQCVQELNCPTLLFVFVRIGIESTLERSTIAREHMGLLLHQLVKAGILSSEQYYRGLREILEVAEDMAIDIPHIWLYLAEIITPMLHEGGIAMGPLFRELSKPLVPLGKAGVLLVEILTLLCKGMSHKKAGTLWREAGLSWKDFLPADEDVNKFVTEKKVEFTLGEDSEKMSAKELSPEEISKQLDRLFQEKADNQRVFDWVEANLDEQQIASNAFVRAVMTSVCQSAIICENPYKVDAVQITQRAKLLQKYLSDEQKELQALYALQALMVKMEQPANLLRMFFDTLYDEDVIKEDAFYKWESSKDPAEQQGKGVALKSVTAFFTWLREAEDESDNS, encoded by the exons ATGGGCAATCGCTCGTCCCGTGGACCGCTTCCCG GAGCCTACTATTCGCCCCAGCCACAGTACCCCCCTTCAGTGCCAGCAGCACCAGTCATGATGAACcccccacagcagcagcagcagcagccacccCCACCACAGCAGATCCCCACCAAGAGGGAACGCAAGCAG ATTAGAATACGCGACCCTAACCAGGGAGGGCGTGACATCACAGAAGAGATCATGTCGGGAGGCCGAACTACatccaccccaacccccccacag TCTGCTCTCGGCTTGGATGCCAGCAGCATACAGACCAACGGTGAGAACATGGGTCCTGCTTCCATCCAGCTGG ATGAACAAGTGAAACCTGCGCCTTGTGTGGCTGTCCCCCTGCCATCAAAGAGCCCCGAGCTCCAAAAGGCTGATGTGAGCTCCACGGCGTCCACCCTTTCTGAGGATGAAATGTACACGGACACCAAGGTGGCGCTCTCACCAGACGTGCCTGTTCCCCCCGGAGAGATGCCTGACAACACTAATGTCCCCACTAATGGCTCCACTGCGCCGGTGAGCGACAGCATTGATGCCTCCACAGGTCCCCTCACTAACATCGCCCCTCAGCAGGATGCCACTGTTGCCACGGAGACAGCTATTGAGTCTCCAGTTGCCAACGTGGAGCCAAGCACTGATGAGGAGCCGGAGACGGTGGAAAAGAAGGCAGGGGAGGTGCTGCTCGAACCTGAGCAGCTTGTTGTGGAGATGCCCTTGGCTGCTAATGGCGTGGAGCCTGCCTCCACCCCGGAACAAGTGGaaagcccccctccccagccaGAGGCCCCCCTGGAGTCTCCCATTGCTGAGCCtgaggagctgcagctggtCAACGGCATGTCTGCCATAGGGTCCCGGGTCGCAACTTGCACCCCTGAGTTCCCAACAGTGTGTGACGTGAGCCCCATCGCCGAACCCGATGTCCCGCAGGCGCAGACACCCCCTCTTGTGGTGCCAATGCCACCAATCATTCCCGCAGCGGATGTTACGCCACTTTTGGAAACGCCAGCTCCAGTTGCAGAGTCTACAGTGACCGCAACGACCACAGACGCAGCTCCAGCAGTGAGTGAGAGGGAGGATACACCGTCACCACAGAGCTCCCCTGCAGGGGAGACCTCTATGcaag CTGCTGTCTCTGTGccaaagaagaagaggaagatgaaggaCTTGAACAAAAAGGAGGCTGTTGGAGATCTCTTGGATGCCTTCAAAGAG GAGCAGGTAGTAGACACCCGCCCGGAGTCAGAGGAGTCCCAAACCCTGGCTCCCCCTGTAGATGCTGAAGAGTCTCACCCAGCCCCTCCCACTGCTGAAGAAGTGGATGAAACCTGGGAGGAAAAGGAAGACAAGCTGGATGCTGAAAACATCGAACCGAAGGCCCACAAGCCTTCGGATCAAAAGTACCAGTATAAAGAAG AGCAATGGAAGCCCATAAACccagaagagaagaagaaatatGACCGTGAATTCCTGCTGGGCTTTCAGTTCATCAGTGCCAGCATGCACAAGCCTGAAGGGCTGCCACAGATCAGCGACGTGGTCCTGGACAAG GCCAACAAGACACCCCTGCGACCTCTGGATCCCAGCCGCCTGACGGGCATGAACTGCAGCCCAGATTTCACGCCATCTTTCGCGAACCTCGGAAGGCCTGTCGGCAGCCGCGGCCCA CCTTCTGTGATGGGGGGCCCCCGTCGTTCTCAGCAGGGTCAGCGCAAGGAGCCTCGTAAGATCATAGCCAGTGTGTCACTCAATGACGACGTGCAGTTGAACAAGGCGAAGAAGGCCTGGAAGCCCACCGTACGGAAGCAAGTCGCCAGCACCGAGGAGGGCGATGATCCTGAGATGCTGCGCACACAAGAGCTCTTCCGCCGCGTCAGGAGTATCCTCAACAAGCTTACGCCCCAGATGTTCCAGCAGCTGATGAAGCAGGTGACCGAGCTCACCATCGACACGGAGGAGCGGCTCAAGGGCGTTATCGACCTCATCTTTGAGAAGGCCATCTCGGAGCCCAACTTCTCCGTCGCCTACGCCAACATGTGCCGTTGCCTCATGGGG CTCAAAGTCTCCACCACCGACAAGCCGGGAACCACTGTGAACTTCCGCAAGCTGCTGCTCAACCGCTGCCAGAAGGAGTTTGAAAAGGACAAGGATGATGATGAGGTCtttgagaagaagcagaaggagcTGGATGCTGCGACTGGG GAAGAGGAGAAGCAGCGTCTCAAGGAGGAGCTTGAGGAGGCCAAGGACAAGGCGAGGCGGCGGTCGCTCGGCAATATTAAGTTCATCGGTGAGCTTTTCAAGTTGAGGATGCTCACGGAGCCCATCATGCATGACTGCATTGTCAAGCTTCTGAAGAACCACGACGAGGAGTCGCTTGAGTGCCTCTGCCGCCTTCTCTCCACTATTGGCAAGGATCTGGACTTTGAGAAGGCCAAG CCACGTATGGACCAGTATTTCAACCAGATGGAGAAGATCATCAAGGAGAGGAAGACTTCGTCCCGAATCCGCTTCATGCTGCAGGACGTGCTGGACCTCAGACGG AACAACTGGGTCCCAAGGAGGGGTGACCAGGGGCCGAAGACCATTGAGCAGATTCACAAGGAAGCcgagctggaggagcacaggGAGCAAATCAAGGttcagcagcagctcctgtcCAAGAAGGACGTCCGCAGCAGTGGTCGGAGTGGCCTCCACCCATCAGGAGGACGCAGCAGTCTGCCACAGGATGAGGGCTGGAACACGGTGCCCATCTCCAAAAACCGGCCTATTGACACTAGTCGCCTCAGCAAGATCACCAAG CCTGGAGCTGTAGACTTCAACAACCAGCTTCTTGCCCCTGGGGGCAAGGGTTCGTGGGGTAGCTGGGGCAAGGGCAGCAGTGGTGGCTCTGGTTCCAAGACTGAATCAG CCTCTGATTCAGCACGCCCTGCCACGAGCACTCTGAACCGTTTCTCAGCGCTGCAGCAGTCCTCTTCATCTTCCACAATGTCGTCCTCTGACTCCGACCGCAGGCTCCCTCAGAG GACCAGTTCCAGCCGTGACCGTGGGGAGCGCAGTGACCGCTTTGACCGTGCGGATCGCCTGGACCGTGGCGGTGACCGCTTCGATCGCCGTGACGGCAGAGGTCCAGATAGAGGCGATAGAAACCGCCCACCTGTCACCAAGAGGAGCTACAGCAGGGAGACGGACGACCGCAGCAGAGAACGGGAGCGTGGCCCCACCGACCCCGTGCGCCGCGTGTCCAGCATGACTGAGGAACGCGACCGCAGCAGCCGCGACCGGGCCAGGAGCAAGGAGACGG TGAAACGGGAGGCCACGCCCACTGCAGCGCCTGCCCCCCCCAAGCCTTCCATGAGTgaggaagagctggagaagAAGTCGACCGCCATCATTGAGGAGTACCTGCACATCAATGACATGAAG GAGgcactgcagtgtgtgcaggAGCTAAACTGCCCAACACTCCTTTTCGTGTTTGTGCGAATCGGCATCGAGTCGACGCTCGAGCGCAGCACTATCGCCCGCGAGCACATgggcctgctgctccaccaaCTGGTGAAGGCAGGAATCCTGTCCTCGGAGCAGTACTACCGCGG GCTGCGTGAGATCCTGGAGGTGGCTGAGGACATGGCCATCGACATCCCCCACATCTGGCTGTACCTGGCCGAGATCATCACCCCGATGCTGCACGAGGGGGGCATTGCCATGGGTCCGCTCTTCAG GGAGCTGTCGAAGCCTCTTGTCCCACTAGGGAAGGCAGGGGTGCTGCTGGTGGAGATCCTTACCTTATTGTGCAAGGGAATG AGCCATAAGAAAGCTGGCACACTGTGGAGAGAAGCAGGCCTGAGCTGGAAAGACTTCCTGCCAGCAGATGAGGATGTGAACAAGTTTGTGACAGAGAAG AAAGTGGAGTTCACACTGGGGGAGGACTCCGAGAAGATGAGCGCAAAAGAGCTGTCGCCTGAGGAGATCAGCAAACAGCTGGACAGGCTCTTCCAGGAGAAGGCGGACAATCAGCGTGTGTTTGACTGGGTTGAG GCCAACCTGGACGAGCAGCAGATCGCCTCCAATGCGTTTGTGCGTGCCGTGATGACCTCTGTGTGTCAATCGGCCATCATCT GTGAGAACCCCTACAAGGTGGATGCAGTGCAGATTACCCAGAGGGCCAAGCTTTTGCAGAAGTACTTGAGCGACGAGCAGAAGGAGCTGCAGGCGCTCTACGCTCTCCAAGCCCTCATGGTGAAGATGGAGCAGCCAGCGA ACCTGCTGCGGATGTTCTTCGACACGCTGTATGACGAGGACGTCATCAAGGAGGACGCCTTCTACAAGTGGGAATCGAGCAAAGACCCTGCCGAGCAGCAGGGCAAAGGCGTCGCCCTCAAGTCCGTCACGGCCTTCTTCACCTGGCTGCGGGAGGCCGAGGACGAGTCTGACAACAGCTAG
- the eif4g1a gene encoding eukaryotic translation initiation factor 4 gamma 1 isoform X4 — translation MNKAPQPIAGPPAAPHPAPSPGLSQATYPPGQPPSVVFGPPPPQMNTAPQPRQPFYQNRPTLPSSTPRVPASGSARSVAPTHVYQHNSPMVMIPQQSLTFSNSQAPAYFIPSGQQYRSTYVTATQQYPVATGTPSFYPGSSPAEYGTYGAYYSPQPQYPPSVPAAPVMMNPPQQQQQQPPPPQQIPTKRERKQIRIRDPNQGGRDITEEIMSGGRTTSTPTPPQSALGLDASSIQTNGENMGPASIQLDEQVKPAPCVAVPLPSKSPELQKADVSSTASTLSEDEMYTDTKVALSPDVPVPPGEMPDNTNVPTNGSTAPVSDSIDASTGPLTNIAPQQDATVATETAIESPVANVEPSTDEEPETVEKKAGEVLLEPEQLVVEMPLAANGVEPASTPEQVESPPPQPEAPLESPIAEPEELQLVNGMSAIGSRVATCTPEFPTVCDVSPIAEPDVPQAQTPPLVVPMPPIIPAADVTPLLETPAPVAESTVTATTTDAAPAVSEREDTPSPQSSPAGETSMQAAVSVPKKKRKMKDLNKKEAVGDLLDAFKEEQVVDTRPESEESQTLAPPVDAEESHPAPPTAEEVDETWEEKEDKLDAENIEPKAHKPSDQKYQYKEEQWKPINPEEKKKYDREFLLGFQFISASMHKPEGLPQISDVVLDKANKTPLRPLDPSRLTGMNCSPDFTPSFANLGRPVGSRGPPSVMGGPRRSQQGQRKEPRKIIASVSLNDDVQLNKAKKAWKPTVRKQVASTEEGDDPEMLRTQELFRRVRSILNKLTPQMFQQLMKQVTELTIDTEERLKGVIDLIFEKAISEPNFSVAYANMCRCLMGLKVSTTDKPGTTVNFRKLLLNRCQKEFEKDKDDDEVFEKKQKELDAATGEEEKQRLKEELEEAKDKARRRSLGNIKFIGELFKLRMLTEPIMHDCIVKLLKNHDEESLECLCRLLSTIGKDLDFEKAKPRMDQYFNQMEKIIKERKTSSRIRFMLQDVLDLRRNNWVPRRGDQGPKTIEQIHKEAELEEHREQIKVQQQLLSKKDVRSSGRSGLHPSGGRSSLPQDEGWNTVPISKNRPIDTSRLSKITKPGAVDFNNQLLAPGGKGSWGSWGKGSSGGSGSKTESASDSARPATSTLNRFSALQQSSSSSTMSSSDSDRRLPQRTSSSRDRGERSDRFDRADRLDRGGDRFDRRDGRGPDRGDRNRPPVTKRSYSRETDDRSRERERGPTDPVRRVSSMTEERDRSSRDRARSKETVKREATPTAAPAPPKPSMSEEELEKKSTAIIEEYLHINDMKEALQCVQELNCPTLLFVFVRIGIESTLERSTIAREHMGLLLHQLVKAGILSSEQYYRGLREILEVAEDMAIDIPHIWLYLAEIITPMLHEGGIAMGPLFRELSKPLVPLGKAGVLLVEILTLLCKGMSHKKAGTLWREAGLSWKDFLPADEDVNKFVTEKKVEFTLGEDSEKMSAKELSPEEISKQLDRLFQEKADNQRVFDWVEANLDEQQIASNAFVRAVMTSVCQSAIICENPYKVDAVQITQRAKLLQKYLSDEQKELQALYALQALMVKMEQPANLLRMFFDTLYDEDVIKEDAFYKWESSKDPAEQQGKGVALKSVTAFFTWLREAEDESDNS, via the exons ATGAATAAAGCCCCGCAACCTATAGCAGGACCCCCCGcagccccacaccctgccccctcccctgGACTCTCACAG GCCACCTATCCTCCTGGACAGCCCCCTTCTGTCGTCTTtggccccccacccccacagatGAACACAGCACCGCAGCCTCGTCAG CCATTCTACCAGAACCGGCCCACACTGCCCAGCAGCACCCCACGGGTCCCAGCCAGCGGCTCGGCGCGGTCTGTGGCCCCCACACACGTTTACCAGCACAACTCGCCGATGGTGATGATTCCTCAACAGTCTCTGACCTTCAGCAACTCCCAGGCCCCTGCCTACTTCATCCCTTCCGGGCAG CAGTACCGATCGACCTATGTGACTGCGACACAGCAGTACCCAGTTGCCACGGGAACACCCAGCTTCTACCCTGGATCCAGCCCGGCAGAATATGGTACATATG GAGCCTACTATTCGCCCCAGCCACAGTACCCCCCTTCAGTGCCAGCAGCACCAGTCATGATGAACcccccacagcagcagcagcagcagccacccCCACCACAGCAGATCCCCACCAAGAGGGAACGCAAGCAG ATTAGAATACGCGACCCTAACCAGGGAGGGCGTGACATCACAGAAGAGATCATGTCGGGAGGCCGAACTACatccaccccaacccccccacag TCTGCTCTCGGCTTGGATGCCAGCAGCATACAGACCAACGGTGAGAACATGGGTCCTGCTTCCATCCAGCTGG ATGAACAAGTGAAACCTGCGCCTTGTGTGGCTGTCCCCCTGCCATCAAAGAGCCCCGAGCTCCAAAAGGCTGATGTGAGCTCCACGGCGTCCACCCTTTCTGAGGATGAAATGTACACGGACACCAAGGTGGCGCTCTCACCAGACGTGCCTGTTCCCCCCGGAGAGATGCCTGACAACACTAATGTCCCCACTAATGGCTCCACTGCGCCGGTGAGCGACAGCATTGATGCCTCCACAGGTCCCCTCACTAACATCGCCCCTCAGCAGGATGCCACTGTTGCCACGGAGACAGCTATTGAGTCTCCAGTTGCCAACGTGGAGCCAAGCACTGATGAGGAGCCGGAGACGGTGGAAAAGAAGGCAGGGGAGGTGCTGCTCGAACCTGAGCAGCTTGTTGTGGAGATGCCCTTGGCTGCTAATGGCGTGGAGCCTGCCTCCACCCCGGAACAAGTGGaaagcccccctccccagccaGAGGCCCCCCTGGAGTCTCCCATTGCTGAGCCtgaggagctgcagctggtCAACGGCATGTCTGCCATAGGGTCCCGGGTCGCAACTTGCACCCCTGAGTTCCCAACAGTGTGTGACGTGAGCCCCATCGCCGAACCCGATGTCCCGCAGGCGCAGACACCCCCTCTTGTGGTGCCAATGCCACCAATCATTCCCGCAGCGGATGTTACGCCACTTTTGGAAACGCCAGCTCCAGTTGCAGAGTCTACAGTGACCGCAACGACCACAGACGCAGCTCCAGCAGTGAGTGAGAGGGAGGATACACCGTCACCACAGAGCTCCCCTGCAGGGGAGACCTCTATGcaag CTGCTGTCTCTGTGccaaagaagaagaggaagatgaaggaCTTGAACAAAAAGGAGGCTGTTGGAGATCTCTTGGATGCCTTCAAAGAG GAGCAGGTAGTAGACACCCGCCCGGAGTCAGAGGAGTCCCAAACCCTGGCTCCCCCTGTAGATGCTGAAGAGTCTCACCCAGCCCCTCCCACTGCTGAAGAAGTGGATGAAACCTGGGAGGAAAAGGAAGACAAGCTGGATGCTGAAAACATCGAACCGAAGGCCCACAAGCCTTCGGATCAAAAGTACCAGTATAAAGAAG AGCAATGGAAGCCCATAAACccagaagagaagaagaaatatGACCGTGAATTCCTGCTGGGCTTTCAGTTCATCAGTGCCAGCATGCACAAGCCTGAAGGGCTGCCACAGATCAGCGACGTGGTCCTGGACAAG GCCAACAAGACACCCCTGCGACCTCTGGATCCCAGCCGCCTGACGGGCATGAACTGCAGCCCAGATTTCACGCCATCTTTCGCGAACCTCGGAAGGCCTGTCGGCAGCCGCGGCCCA CCTTCTGTGATGGGGGGCCCCCGTCGTTCTCAGCAGGGTCAGCGCAAGGAGCCTCGTAAGATCATAGCCAGTGTGTCACTCAATGACGACGTGCAGTTGAACAAGGCGAAGAAGGCCTGGAAGCCCACCGTACGGAAGCAAGTCGCCAGCACCGAGGAGGGCGATGATCCTGAGATGCTGCGCACACAAGAGCTCTTCCGCCGCGTCAGGAGTATCCTCAACAAGCTTACGCCCCAGATGTTCCAGCAGCTGATGAAGCAGGTGACCGAGCTCACCATCGACACGGAGGAGCGGCTCAAGGGCGTTATCGACCTCATCTTTGAGAAGGCCATCTCGGAGCCCAACTTCTCCGTCGCCTACGCCAACATGTGCCGTTGCCTCATGGGG CTCAAAGTCTCCACCACCGACAAGCCGGGAACCACTGTGAACTTCCGCAAGCTGCTGCTCAACCGCTGCCAGAAGGAGTTTGAAAAGGACAAGGATGATGATGAGGTCtttgagaagaagcagaaggagcTGGATGCTGCGACTGGG GAAGAGGAGAAGCAGCGTCTCAAGGAGGAGCTTGAGGAGGCCAAGGACAAGGCGAGGCGGCGGTCGCTCGGCAATATTAAGTTCATCGGTGAGCTTTTCAAGTTGAGGATGCTCACGGAGCCCATCATGCATGACTGCATTGTCAAGCTTCTGAAGAACCACGACGAGGAGTCGCTTGAGTGCCTCTGCCGCCTTCTCTCCACTATTGGCAAGGATCTGGACTTTGAGAAGGCCAAG CCACGTATGGACCAGTATTTCAACCAGATGGAGAAGATCATCAAGGAGAGGAAGACTTCGTCCCGAATCCGCTTCATGCTGCAGGACGTGCTGGACCTCAGACGG AACAACTGGGTCCCAAGGAGGGGTGACCAGGGGCCGAAGACCATTGAGCAGATTCACAAGGAAGCcgagctggaggagcacaggGAGCAAATCAAGGttcagcagcagctcctgtcCAAGAAGGACGTCCGCAGCAGTGGTCGGAGTGGCCTCCACCCATCAGGAGGACGCAGCAGTCTGCCACAGGATGAGGGCTGGAACACGGTGCCCATCTCCAAAAACCGGCCTATTGACACTAGTCGCCTCAGCAAGATCACCAAG CCTGGAGCTGTAGACTTCAACAACCAGCTTCTTGCCCCTGGGGGCAAGGGTTCGTGGGGTAGCTGGGGCAAGGGCAGCAGTGGTGGCTCTGGTTCCAAGACTGAATCAG CCTCTGATTCAGCACGCCCTGCCACGAGCACTCTGAACCGTTTCTCAGCGCTGCAGCAGTCCTCTTCATCTTCCACAATGTCGTCCTCTGACTCCGACCGCAGGCTCCCTCAGAG GACCAGTTCCAGCCGTGACCGTGGGGAGCGCAGTGACCGCTTTGACCGTGCGGATCGCCTGGACCGTGGCGGTGACCGCTTCGATCGCCGTGACGGCAGAGGTCCAGATAGAGGCGATAGAAACCGCCCACCTGTCACCAAGAGGAGCTACAGCAGGGAGACGGACGACCGCAGCAGAGAACGGGAGCGTGGCCCCACCGACCCCGTGCGCCGCGTGTCCAGCATGACTGAGGAACGCGACCGCAGCAGCCGCGACCGGGCCAGGAGCAAGGAGACGG TGAAACGGGAGGCCACGCCCACTGCAGCGCCTGCCCCCCCCAAGCCTTCCATGAGTgaggaagagctggagaagAAGTCGACCGCCATCATTGAGGAGTACCTGCACATCAATGACATGAAG GAGgcactgcagtgtgtgcaggAGCTAAACTGCCCAACACTCCTTTTCGTGTTTGTGCGAATCGGCATCGAGTCGACGCTCGAGCGCAGCACTATCGCCCGCGAGCACATgggcctgctgctccaccaaCTGGTGAAGGCAGGAATCCTGTCCTCGGAGCAGTACTACCGCGG GCTGCGTGAGATCCTGGAGGTGGCTGAGGACATGGCCATCGACATCCCCCACATCTGGCTGTACCTGGCCGAGATCATCACCCCGATGCTGCACGAGGGGGGCATTGCCATGGGTCCGCTCTTCAG GGAGCTGTCGAAGCCTCTTGTCCCACTAGGGAAGGCAGGGGTGCTGCTGGTGGAGATCCTTACCTTATTGTGCAAGGGAATG AGCCATAAGAAAGCTGGCACACTGTGGAGAGAAGCAGGCCTGAGCTGGAAAGACTTCCTGCCAGCAGATGAGGATGTGAACAAGTTTGTGACAGAGAAG AAAGTGGAGTTCACACTGGGGGAGGACTCCGAGAAGATGAGCGCAAAAGAGCTGTCGCCTGAGGAGATCAGCAAACAGCTGGACAGGCTCTTCCAGGAGAAGGCGGACAATCAGCGTGTGTTTGACTGGGTTGAG GCCAACCTGGACGAGCAGCAGATCGCCTCCAATGCGTTTGTGCGTGCCGTGATGACCTCTGTGTGTCAATCGGCCATCATCT GTGAGAACCCCTACAAGGTGGATGCAGTGCAGATTACCCAGAGGGCCAAGCTTTTGCAGAAGTACTTGAGCGACGAGCAGAAGGAGCTGCAGGCGCTCTACGCTCTCCAAGCCCTCATGGTGAAGATGGAGCAGCCAGCGA ACCTGCTGCGGATGTTCTTCGACACGCTGTATGACGAGGACGTCATCAAGGAGGACGCCTTCTACAAGTGGGAATCGAGCAAAGACCCTGCCGAGCAGCAGGGCAAAGGCGTCGCCCTCAAGTCCGTCACGGCCTTCTTCACCTGGCTGCGGGAGGCCGAGGACGAGTCTGACAACAGCTAG